In one Neobacillus sp. CF12 genomic region, the following are encoded:
- a CDS encoding sugar phosphate isomerase/epimerase, with amino-acid sequence MKLAFNTWVYNSFPSMLPFYPLEETINRIAAFGYDGIEIGCASPHAWPDYLSNERRKEIAQHLRRNNLNVAAMLPAPGGGPGVNPSSALKEEREFTIKHYKEVIRLAHDWECPTVMWLAGWFGFGMNKQEAWKYSLEGLQDVAKYAKDLGITLVVEPQAADCNLIESADDALQLAEESGESNVKVMFDTFHALFRNEVPSDYVYKMKDKLHHVHISDDDRLPPGQGTVNWDSVLRALKEIDYKGYLSMEIGFGTRKADPDWYAKTSIDYLKEKLKEIGCK; translated from the coding sequence ATGAAGCTTGCATTTAATACTTGGGTTTATAATTCTTTTCCATCTATGTTGCCATTTTATCCATTAGAAGAAACGATTAATCGAATCGCTGCATTTGGTTATGATGGAATTGAAATAGGTTGTGCGAGTCCCCATGCTTGGCCGGATTATCTCTCCAATGAGAGAAGAAAAGAAATAGCTCAACATTTAAGACGGAACAATCTTAATGTTGCTGCTATGCTTCCCGCACCTGGGGGAGGACCTGGAGTCAATCCATCCTCGGCTTTAAAAGAAGAGCGTGAATTTACGATAAAACATTATAAAGAAGTCATTCGCCTGGCACATGACTGGGAATGTCCAACTGTTATGTGGCTTGCCGGCTGGTTCGGTTTTGGAATGAACAAACAAGAGGCATGGAAATATAGCCTGGAGGGTTTACAAGATGTCGCAAAATATGCAAAAGACCTAGGAATCACCTTAGTAGTTGAACCTCAGGCAGCTGATTGTAATTTAATCGAATCCGCGGATGATGCTTTGCAGCTGGCAGAAGAATCAGGTGAATCCAATGTGAAAGTGATGTTTGATACTTTCCATGCCTTATTCCGTAATGAAGTACCGAGTGATTATGTCTATAAAATGAAAGATAAGTTACATCATGTTCATATTTCGGATGACGATCGATTACCGCCTGGACAAGGAACCGTAAATTGGGATTCCGTATTAAGAGCATTAAAGGAAATCGATTACAAGGGCTACCTCTCCATGGAAATTGGTTTTGGTACCAGAAAAGCGGATCCTGATTGGTATGCGAAAACATCCATTGATTACTTGAAAGAAAAATTAAAAGAAATTGGATGTAAGTAA
- a CDS encoding zinc-binding dehydrogenase, with product MTTMQAVFFPGDKKVEIRQVEIPTPGQGEVLIQLKASAICRSDMSLYYGTSVFEGTKCGCTVPGHEPAGVITEVGNGVSNFKPGDRVAVYLALGCGECAHCKSGYKMFCKEFKCIGFDSHGGDAEYMAVPAENCMRLPDSMSFVTAAVSTDAVGTLYHAQKRLGISGRDYLVIFGMGPMGGAGVMIAKGLGATVIAVDMLDERLELAKELGADYTINGKTMNVQEEIARITNGAGADAAIDCSGSPYAENDALDCVKAHGRVAFIGESKETTIKPSQQLIRKQISVMGSWYFPIQEFDEIAEFIVRKDLPVEKLVTHQFKLEEAETAFQMFDERKTEKAVFVWE from the coding sequence ATGACAACAATGCAAGCAGTATTTTTTCCAGGAGATAAAAAGGTAGAAATTCGTCAGGTTGAAATCCCAACACCAGGACAAGGAGAAGTACTCATTCAATTAAAGGCGTCTGCCATTTGCCGCAGTGATATGAGCCTATACTACGGAACATCTGTTTTTGAAGGAACAAAATGTGGATGCACGGTTCCTGGACATGAGCCTGCTGGAGTTATTACAGAAGTAGGTAATGGTGTATCTAATTTTAAGCCGGGTGACCGGGTTGCCGTTTACTTAGCATTAGGCTGCGGTGAATGTGCTCATTGTAAGAGCGGCTACAAAATGTTCTGTAAAGAATTTAAGTGCATTGGTTTTGACTCTCATGGCGGCGACGCTGAGTATATGGCAGTTCCAGCTGAAAACTGCATGAGACTTCCAGATAGCATGAGCTTTGTAACAGCTGCCGTTTCAACCGATGCAGTAGGAACCCTATATCACGCGCAAAAGAGATTAGGAATTTCCGGAAGAGACTACCTTGTTATTTTTGGTATGGGCCCAATGGGCGGTGCAGGTGTGATGATCGCCAAAGGATTAGGCGCAACGGTTATCGCTGTTGACATGCTTGATGAGCGCTTGGAGCTTGCGAAGGAATTAGGTGCAGATTACACCATCAATGGGAAAACGATGAATGTTCAAGAAGAAATTGCCCGCATTACAAATGGTGCCGGTGCAGACGCAGCAATTGATTGCTCCGGAAGCCCTTATGCTGAAAATGATGCACTAGATTGTGTGAAAGCACACGGTCGTGTGGCCTTTATCGGCGAAAGCAAAGAGACAACGATTAAGCCTAGTCAGCAGCTAATTCGGAAACAAATTTCGGTGATGGGTTCATGGTACTTCCCAATACAAGAGTTCGATGAGATTGCTGAGTTTATTGTCAGAAAAGATCTCCCTGTTGAAAAATTAGTTACTCACCAATTTAAATTAGAAGAAGCCGAAACTGCATTCCAAATGTTTGATGAAAGAAAAACAGAAAAAGCAGTATTTGTTTGGGAATAA